Proteins from a single region of Primulina tabacum isolate GXHZ01 chromosome 5, ASM2559414v2, whole genome shotgun sequence:
- the LOC142547661 gene encoding membrane protein PM19L produces the protein MARAVARTLAAPLLFLNLIMYFIVLGFASWCINRHINGTTNHPSMGGNGATPYFLTFSILAAVLGIVSKVAGGGHLRAWRSDSLAGAGASAVVAWGVTALAFGLACKEINIGGYRGWRLKVLEAFIIILGVTQLLYVMLLHAGFVSSRYGPGYRNNDYGTGAGAEPVPKGAGATGTRV, from the exons atGGCGAGAGCAGTTGCGAGGACTTTGGCAGCTCCGTTGCTGTTTCTAAACCTGATTATGTATTTTATTGTGTTGGGTTTTGCGAGTTGGTGCATCAACAGGCATATCAATGGCACCACGAACCATCCAA GTATGGGAGGAAATGGTGCGACACCATACTTCTTGACATTTTCTATACTAGCTGCTGTTTTGGGGATAGTTTCCAAAGTTGCCGGCGGCGGCCATCTCAGAGCTTGGAGGAGTGATAGTCTCGCTGGCGCCGGTGCATCCGCCGTTGTCGCTTGGGGTGTCACCGCTTTGGCTTTCGG ATTGGCTTGCAAGGAGATAAACATAGGTGGATACAGGGGATGGAGGCTAAAGGTGCTGGAGGCCTTCATTATAATTCTTGGAGTCACCCAATTGTTGTACGTGATGCTGCTGCACGCCGGGTTCGTGAGCAGCCGATACGGCCCCGGGTACCGAAACAACGACTACGGCACCGGGGCGGGGGCGGAGCCGGTTCCCAAAGGTGCGGGTGCGACAGGGACGAGGGTCTAA